One part of the Diorhabda sublineata isolate icDioSubl1.1 unplaced genomic scaffold, icDioSubl1.1 Dsub_294, whole genome shotgun sequence genome encodes these proteins:
- the LOC130452219 gene encoding NADH-ubiquinone oxidoreductase chain 5-like, with protein sequence IIKEDYVIQLIRYLVVLAAITKRAQIPFSSWLPAAIAAPTPVSSLVHSSTLVTAGVYLLIRFNFSFSNNLIIILLFISSITIFISGLGANFEFDLKKIIALSTLRQLGLIISILALGEYKLAFFHLLIHALFKALLFMCAGNIIHNLFNCQDIRFIGGLVKHLPLTCTYLNICNLSLCGLPFISGFYSKDLVVEFISINYLNIYIYLIFYISIGLTVSYRFRLTYYSIIGNFNFISLHIIQERRIIILKGIRGLILFVIFRGSIFSWLLFSTPYFICLTFFIKILTLFVIIIGGWLGYELAKFKLSYQLLTLKFLTSSLFISII encoded by the coding sequence aaattataaagGAGGATTATGTTATACAATTAATTAGATATTTAGTAGTTTTAGCGGCAATAACAAAGAGAGCTCAAATTCCTTTTTCTTCTTGGTTGCCTGCAGCAATAGCAGCTCCTACACCTGTTTCTTCTTTAGTTCATTCTTCTACATTAGTTACTGCTGGGGTTTATTTATTAATccgttttaatttttcatttagtaataatttgataataattttattatttatttcatcaataacaatatttatatcagGTTTAGGGgctaattttgaatttgatttaaaaaaaattattgctttaTCAACTTTAAGACAATTGGgtttaataatatcaattttagcTTTAGGAGAGTATAAATtagcattttttcatttattaattcatgcattatttaaagctttaTTATTTATGTGTGCTGGTAATatcattcataatttatttaattgtcaAGATATTCGTTTTATAGGAGGGTTAGTAAAACATTTGCCTTTAACATgtacttatttaaatatttgtaatttatcttTATGTGGTTTACCTTTTATATCTGGGTTTTATTCTAAAGATTTAGTggttgaatttatatcaataaattatttaaatatttatatttatttaattttttatatttctattggtTTAACCGTATCTTATAGATTTCGTTTAACTTATTATTCCATAATtgggaattttaattttatatctttgCATATTATTcaggaaagaagaataattatattaaaaggaATAAgaggattaattttatttgtaatttttagaGGCAGTATATTTTCATGGTTACTTTTTTCTACtccttattttatttgtttaactttttttataaaaatattaacattatttgtaattataattgGTGGATGGTTAGGGTATGAATTAGCTAAATTTAAgctttcttatcaattattaactttaaaatttttaacttcaagtttatttataagtataatatga